GTGCGGGGCTCTGTCGTGCGGGGCTCTGTCGTGCGGGGCTCTGTCGTGCGGGGCTCTGTCGTGCGGCCGGATGGAGTTCGTTGCCATGTGCTACGTACCTGCGACAGCGGCGCCACACCGACGCGGCGTGACGTCCGCTCGACACGCATTTTTTCAGGAAGAGGCTAGGCCGTGGCATCAACTTCTGCCGGGATGCACCGTTGGCTGCTGGGTCCTTCGTTGAGCCACTACTTGCGGGTTCGACCGGAGGCGCCTGCTCCTATTGCCTACCCGGATAAAAGCCTCCAGGAAACCAAGCAGCTGCTCAAAGAGCATTTGCTGGACTCTATTCTCGAGCGTGCGCTTGGGGAGATGGAGGGGTCTGCGCCGCCACCACCCCCAACGAAACACCCCGCCTATCCGGTAGTGGCGTCGTCCCTGGCTGTCGCCGCCCCCGCGCCACGGGTTGCCCAGCCGGCTGCCATCGGATATTATATCTACGCCGTCACCCTCTATACGCCGGATCTCTGGCTGGCTGAACGGGGCGTAGATCCCACCTACCCGATCTACCGTTACCCATTTGGAAAAGCACAGGCGCTGATCAGCAAGGTCTCGCTGGATGAGTTCGGTGAAAAGTCCCTCCAACTCAATCTGAACGATCAGGCGTGGTTTCGAGGGACTGTCGAAAAGCATAACCGTGTTCTGGCGGCGGTGCAATCCCAGGGCGCTATCGTGCCGATGCGTGTCTGTACGATCTGCGACTCCCTCGAAAGCCTCAAGGCGTTCTTGAAGGAGCACTATGAGGACTTCATGCTTACCCTCGGTGTAATCGAGGGGAGGATGGAATGGGAACTCCAGGTGCTGTGTAATGAACGGAGGCTGCGGTTGCTGACCGAGAAGGCGAGCAACCGGGTGCGGGCGCTACAGGCGGAAA
The nucleotide sequence above comes from Rhodothermales bacterium. Encoded proteins:
- a CDS encoding GvpL/GvpF family gas vesicle protein, with product MHRWLLGPSLSHYLRVRPEAPAPIAYPDKSLQETKQLLKEHLLDSILERALGEMEGSAPPPPPTKHPAYPVVASSLAVAAPAPRVAQPAAIGYYIYAVTLYTPDLWLAERGVDPTYPIYRYPFGKAQALISKVSLDEFGEKSLQLNLNDQAWFRGTVEKHNRVLAAVQSQGAIVPMRVCTICDSLESLKAFLKEHYEDFMLTLGVIEGRMEWELQVLCNERRLRLLTEKASNRVRALQAEMTGKPPDEARRLRTELERVVAEETRAVCRACIRHSNGALTGYTDGTAILPVVAERSPQGQRLIFNAAYLVNPEHTDSFARQVRQLQKSYASLGFDFVLAGPQPAAHFQDAGNPSRSLARPAPAQAILTT